The following proteins are co-located in the Sporosarcina pasteurii genome:
- a CDS encoding GDSL-type esterase/lipase family protein has translation MRKLLVIFVFFSLLLSGCYPGKFKKIPPAEERPYAAFEKWEIPGVFIPKSIYVIGLGDSLTEGIGDELKVGGYFGRVTTAMEEWKGVKDVEANNLAKRGRRSDQLISQLEDRDVQEKLKKADIILFTIGGNDVMKIVKRDLFKLKINAFYEELTRFEKRLDEIFGMIRGVNGNALIIVGGLYNPFSIVADETTEFDEILEDWNEAIEVRTVLDDKSCFVPVSDLFYSNENMVYHTDFFHPNAKGYVQMANRYIESIDKCNLFKLSDGNFDM, from the coding sequence ATGAGAAAGTTGCTTGTTATATTTGTCTTCTTCTCGTTATTGTTGTCGGGGTGTTATCCAGGAAAATTTAAAAAAATCCCCCCTGCCGAAGAAAGGCCGTATGCAGCATTTGAAAAATGGGAGATTCCAGGGGTCTTTATTCCGAAATCAATTTACGTGATTGGACTTGGTGATTCATTGACGGAAGGGATTGGCGATGAATTAAAAGTAGGCGGCTATTTTGGACGTGTCACAACTGCAATGGAAGAGTGGAAAGGTGTCAAAGACGTTGAAGCGAATAACTTAGCCAAGAGAGGGAGAAGAAGCGATCAGCTTATCTCTCAACTTGAAGATCGTGACGTACAAGAAAAACTTAAAAAAGCCGATATCATCTTGTTTACAATCGGCGGAAACGATGTCATGAAAATTGTGAAACGCGATTTATTTAAATTGAAAATCAATGCATTTTATGAAGAACTTACCCGATTTGAAAAAAGGTTAGACGAAATATTTGGGATGATTCGTGGAGTTAATGGAAATGCCCTGATTATTGTCGGTGGACTTTACAATCCATTCTCAATTGTAGCCGATGAGACAACAGAATTTGATGAGATTCTAGAGGATTGGAACGAAGCGATTGAGGTGCGAACTGTGTTAGACGATAAATCTTGTTTTGTACCAGTTTCTGATTTGTTCTATTCAAATGAGAACATGGTTTATCATACAGATTTTTTCCATCCGAATGCGAAAGGGTATGTACAAATGGCAAATCGCTATATCGAAAGTATTGACAAGTGTAATCTGTTTAAATTATCGGATGGAAACTTTGATATGTAG
- a CDS encoding conserved virulence factor C family protein gives MKIITIEPTPSPNSMKIVLNTELPAGTSYNYKKSDAETAPHPMSDLLQVNGVRGIYHVMNFMAVERAGNVPWEAILADIQKIINDDEKVEHATTEEPVDDKYGEVYVHVQTYKDIPLQVKVFDSASEARFGLSDRFVKAMEVVHSSEVENYILLRKWADYGIRYGEKEEIGEIVVQEIEAAYPEVRLQEIIEQSKEGIDEQIERGRKVSLDEFQVDEWEKRFQLLDQMPDPDMSDAPLLDVALDDEKMSIRRLATVYLGMIEDKAVVPYIEKALKDKSWAVRRTAGDCMSDLGFEEFEDAAIELLQDRNKLVRWRAAMFLFETGTEKALPALREAENDTEFEVKLQVRMAIARIAEGEEAQGSIWRQMTELRTGAKE, from the coding sequence TTGAAAATCATTACGATTGAACCAACGCCGAGTCCAAACTCGATGAAAATTGTTTTGAATACAGAATTACCAGCTGGTACAAGTTACAATTATAAAAAAAGTGATGCGGAAACTGCACCGCATCCGATGTCTGACTTGCTCCAAGTAAATGGAGTGCGCGGCATTTATCATGTCATGAACTTTATGGCGGTAGAACGCGCAGGAAATGTTCCATGGGAAGCCATTTTAGCCGATATCCAAAAAATTATTAATGACGATGAAAAAGTAGAACATGCAACGACAGAAGAACCTGTAGATGACAAATACGGGGAAGTTTACGTCCATGTACAAACGTATAAAGACATACCGTTGCAAGTAAAAGTGTTTGATAGTGCATCAGAAGCACGTTTTGGATTAAGTGATCGTTTTGTAAAGGCAATGGAAGTTGTCCATAGTTCCGAAGTAGAAAACTACATTTTACTTCGAAAGTGGGCAGATTACGGGATTCGCTACGGCGAGAAAGAAGAGATTGGAGAAATTGTAGTCCAAGAAATTGAAGCTGCTTATCCAGAGGTACGATTGCAAGAAATTATTGAGCAATCGAAAGAAGGAATAGATGAACAGATTGAGCGCGGCCGAAAAGTATCTCTAGACGAATTCCAAGTAGATGAATGGGAGAAGCGTTTCCAATTGCTTGATCAAATGCCAGACCCTGACATGTCAGATGCTCCGCTCTTAGATGTGGCGCTCGATGATGAAAAAATGTCTATCCGTAGACTAGCAACTGTCTATCTTGGTATGATTGAAGATAAAGCAGTTGTTCCGTATATTGAAAAGGCACTAAAAGATAAAAGCTGGGCAGTAAGACGAACAGCAGGGGATTGCATGAGTGACCTTGGTTTTGAAGAGTTTGAGGATGCAGCAATTGAGCTACTCCAAGACCGTAACAAACTTGTACGTTGGCGTGCAGCGATGTTTTTATTTGAAACAGGTACTGAAAAGGCATTGCCTGCTTTAAGAGAAGCGGAAAATGATACAGAATTCGAAGTGAAACTTCAGGTTCGCATGGCGATTGCAAGAATTGCTGAAGGAGAAGAAGCACAAGGGTCGATCTGGAGACAGATGACTGAACTGCGTACGGGTGCAAAAGAATAA
- the msrA gene encoding peptide-methionine (S)-S-oxide reductase MsrA, producing the protein MTQSIATFAGGCFWCMVKPFDRYDGVQSVISGYTGGDIENPSYELVCTNTTGHREAVQITFDDNIISYEELLTIFWRQIDPTDAGGQFFDRGDSYKTAIYTHSEEQRLAAEKSKKELQASGKFNEPIATEILPAKVFYPAEEAHQAYYLKNPDHYHRYAIGSGREQFKKVNWGDEA; encoded by the coding sequence TTGACACAATCTATCGCAACATTTGCAGGCGGCTGTTTTTGGTGCATGGTAAAACCTTTTGATCGATATGATGGGGTTCAATCGGTTATTTCGGGGTATACCGGCGGTGATATCGAAAATCCGTCATATGAACTTGTTTGTACGAATACGACAGGTCATCGAGAAGCAGTTCAAATTACATTTGATGACAATATCATTTCATACGAGGAATTACTGACCATATTTTGGCGTCAAATTGATCCTACAGACGCTGGCGGTCAATTTTTTGACAGAGGTGACTCGTATAAAACTGCAATTTATACACATTCTGAAGAACAACGGCTTGCTGCAGAAAAATCAAAAAAAGAGTTGCAAGCGAGTGGAAAATTTAATGAACCAATTGCGACAGAAATCTTACCGGCCAAAGTTTTTTATCCGGCAGAGGAAGCCCATCAAGCTTACTATTTAAAAAATCCAGATCATTATCATCGATATGCGATTGGGTCGGGACGTGAACAGTTTAAGAAAGTAAACTGGGGGGATGAAGCATGA
- a CDS encoding YpmS family protein has protein sequence MNRWKIGFFMLAGIVIAAIVYLFILIGTSSESGPVPKAQVITGASNTLTVKATKEDFEGIANTYIRKAMNKEPLPVTMIVEDDIILSSELTVFSYTVPVTMHFDPIVQEDGNLMLKQSSLEIADLNLPPSTVLKVLRDSVKLPPWMIVRVKEEEIFIDLSGLPISGDLQVKAKEFNLKKDEIILEIVIPRE, from the coding sequence GTGAATCGTTGGAAAATAGGTTTTTTCATGTTGGCGGGGATTGTCATCGCCGCAATTGTTTATTTGTTTATATTAATCGGCACATCTTCGGAATCCGGACCAGTTCCAAAAGCTCAGGTAATAACTGGCGCTAGTAATACGTTAACAGTTAAAGCGACGAAGGAAGATTTTGAAGGGATTGCGAATACGTATATCCGTAAAGCGATGAATAAAGAGCCACTTCCCGTTACAATGATTGTTGAAGATGATATCATTCTTTCTTCAGAACTTACCGTTTTTTCTTATACAGTGCCTGTGACGATGCATTTTGATCCAATTGTGCAAGAGGACGGGAATTTAATGCTAAAACAATCATCATTAGAAATTGCCGATTTGAACCTTCCGCCGTCTACGGTTTTAAAGGTGCTTAGAGACTCTGTGAAATTACCACCATGGATGATTGTACGGGTAAAAGAAGAAGAGATTTTTATCGACTTAAGCGGTTTACCAATTTCAGGGGATTTACAAGTGAAAGCAAAAGAATTCAACTTGAAAAAAGATGAAATTATTTTGGAAATTGTAATTCCAAGAGAATAG
- the msrB gene encoding peptide-methionine (R)-S-oxide reductase MsrB translates to MKKDLKNRLTEIQYYVTQEDGTEPPFQNEYDAHFEEGIYVDIVSGKPLFSSKDKYDAGCGWPSFTKPIEDAEVTEHFDDSFGMRRTEVRSKTADSHLGHVFPDGPGEAGLRYCINSAALRFIPIEDLEKEGYGKYRKLF, encoded by the coding sequence ATGAAGAAAGATCTTAAAAATCGACTGACAGAGATACAATATTATGTTACGCAAGAAGATGGAACGGAACCGCCATTTCAAAATGAATATGATGCACACTTTGAAGAAGGAATTTATGTAGATATTGTCTCTGGAAAACCTCTCTTTAGTTCTAAAGATAAATACGATGCCGGTTGTGGATGGCCAAGTTTTACGAAACCGATTGAAGATGCTGAAGTAACGGAGCACTTCGATGATTCATTTGGCATGCGTCGAACTGAAGTGAGAAGCAAAACAGCAGATTCCCACCTTGGACATGTTTTTCCAGATGGCCCCGGGGAAGCAGGATTAAGGTATTGTATAAATTCAGCAGCTTTACGATTTATCCCTATTGAAGACTTAGAAAAAGAAGGTTATGGGAAATATCGAAAGTTATTTTAA
- the deoD gene encoding purine-nucleoside phosphorylase: MSIHINAKKGEIADTILLPGDPLRAKYIAETFLEDVTKYNEVRNMFGYTGTYKGERISVQGTGMGVPSISIYITELMQEYDVQKLIRVGTCGAIQKDVQLRDVIIAQGGTTNSTMNNIIFDDITYAPIADFDLLLKAYQTGIEKGLNLRVGNVFTEDLFYNEFSDHEKLAQYGVLAVEMETSALYTLAAKFGRQALSILTVSDHILTGEATSAEERQLTFNDMIEVALDAAIQK; the protein is encoded by the coding sequence ATGAGTATACATATTAACGCAAAAAAAGGTGAAATTGCAGATACGATTTTATTACCAGGAGATCCGTTACGAGCGAAATATATTGCAGAAACATTTTTAGAAGATGTTACAAAATATAATGAGGTTCGAAATATGTTTGGTTACACAGGAACTTACAAAGGTGAGCGTATTTCTGTTCAAGGTACAGGAATGGGTGTTCCATCAATTTCAATTTATATTACTGAGTTAATGCAAGAGTATGACGTTCAAAAGTTGATCCGCGTTGGGACATGCGGAGCAATTCAAAAAGACGTTCAACTACGCGATGTTATCATTGCACAAGGCGGTACAACAAATTCTACAATGAATAATATCATTTTCGATGATATTACGTATGCACCTATTGCAGATTTTGATTTACTTCTAAAGGCTTATCAGACAGGTATTGAAAAAGGATTAAACCTAAGAGTTGGAAATGTTTTCACTGAAGATCTATTTTACAATGAGTTTTCCGACCATGAAAAATTAGCACAATACGGTGTGCTCGCTGTAGAAATGGAAACTTCTGCACTTTACACGCTTGCTGCTAAGTTTGGTCGTCAAGCACTCTCTATTTTAACAGTGAGTGACCATATTTTAACTGGTGAAGCAACTTCTGCGGAAGAACGTCAATTGACATTCAATGATATGATCGAAGTAGCACTTGACGCTGCAATCCAAAAATAA
- a CDS encoding BrxA/BrxB family bacilliredoxin, whose product MNAYEEFMQGVYKPMREHLVSAGFTELTTAEDVQGKMDSIEGSALIVINSVCGCAAGQARPAVIEALQEIEHQPTHLFTVFAGQDKEATEKMREYFPEVPPSSPSIALWKDGALAYFIPREEIEINQMETIKEHLVGVLKQFITA is encoded by the coding sequence ATGAACGCATATGAAGAATTTATGCAAGGTGTTTACAAACCGATGCGAGAACATTTAGTTTCTGCCGGTTTTACAGAATTAACGACAGCGGAAGACGTACAAGGAAAGATGGACTCCATAGAAGGTTCAGCCTTAATCGTCATTAACTCAGTTTGTGGATGTGCTGCGGGGCAAGCGCGTCCGGCTGTAATTGAAGCATTACAGGAGATAGAACATCAACCCACACATCTATTTACTGTATTTGCGGGTCAAGATAAAGAAGCAACGGAAAAGATGCGTGAATATTTCCCTGAAGTACCGCCAAGTTCACCATCAATTGCACTTTGGAAAGACGGTGCCTTAGCGTATTTTATCCCAAGAGAAGAAATTGAAATTAATCAGATGGAAACGATTAAAGAGCATCTAGTAGGAGTGTTGAAACAATTCATAACGGCGTAA
- a CDS encoding thymidylate synthase, which produces MKQYLELCQYVLDNGTQKGDRTGTGTISTFGYQMRFDLQKGFPLLTTKKTAFRLITSELLWFLKGDTNVRTLIQERNPIWDEWAFEQWVNSEEYTGPDMTDFGLRATKDDEFAKVYKQEMDAFKQRVVEDQAFANKYADLGPVYGKQWRSWATENGTIDQIKNVIDSIKNNPNSRRHIVTAWNPAEVDDMALPPCHALFQFYVADGKLSCQLYQRSADIFLGVPFNIASYALLIHLIALECELEVGEFIHTLGDAHIYSNHVEQVKEQLQREPKTLPTLRVNIEGKSIFDLETKDISVEGYDPHPRIKAPIAV; this is translated from the coding sequence ATGAAACAGTATTTAGAACTTTGTCAGTATGTATTAGATAACGGGACGCAAAAAGGAGATCGTACAGGAACAGGTACGATTAGCACATTTGGCTATCAAATGCGTTTTGATTTACAAAAAGGATTTCCGTTATTAACGACGAAAAAGACAGCATTTCGTTTAATTACCTCAGAATTATTATGGTTTTTAAAAGGAGATACAAATGTTAGGACATTGATTCAGGAACGAAACCCGATTTGGGATGAGTGGGCGTTCGAACAATGGGTAAACAGTGAAGAGTACACAGGGCCAGATATGACGGATTTTGGTCTGCGCGCAACAAAAGATGATGAGTTTGCAAAAGTGTATAAACAAGAAATGGATGCATTTAAACAGCGTGTTGTTGAAGATCAAGCATTTGCAAATAAATATGCAGATCTTGGCCCAGTTTACGGGAAACAATGGCGTTCATGGGCAACAGAAAATGGCACGATTGACCAAATTAAAAATGTGATTGATAGTATTAAAAATAATCCGAATTCACGCCGTCATATTGTAACAGCATGGAACCCAGCAGAAGTTGATGATATGGCATTACCGCCATGTCATGCATTATTCCAATTTTACGTAGCAGATGGAAAGCTATCCTGCCAACTATATCAGCGAAGTGCTGACATTTTCTTAGGGGTACCGTTTAACATCGCTTCATATGCGCTGTTAATTCATTTAATCGCATTGGAGTGCGAATTAGAAGTTGGAGAATTTATCCATACGCTAGGGGATGCACATATTTATTCAAACCATGTAGAGCAAGTAAAAGAACAATTACAGCGCGAACCGAAAACATTACCAACGTTACGAGTGAATATTGAGGGGAAATCCATTTTTGACTTAGAAACGAAAGATATTTCTGTCGAAGGTTATGATCCGCACCCTAGAATTAAAGCGCCGATTGCTGTTTAA
- a CDS encoding YpjP family protein, whose protein sequence is MRWLQKLLIVTVAFLTLGIITPTHDIWNGLQDKGNTRQVGPSVQSDEEYFEFTEPTREEETPSIEDVFIVKAHELSYEKFGSKIGPVIGEEFDKVIFPKIDEVIRMTLNDSIETQIEQLAISEKPAGNYSEKIFNVYDKDEGKNLILFHVRTDKRPQDGYFFNFHYHLADDNYTKHYTIGDIYWSKNTPPKWLS, encoded by the coding sequence ATGAGGTGGCTTCAAAAGTTATTAATTGTAACAGTAGCATTTCTAACGTTAGGCATTATTACGCCGACCCACGACATTTGGAATGGCCTTCAAGATAAAGGAAATACAAGGCAAGTTGGTCCATCTGTACAGTCGGACGAAGAATACTTTGAGTTTACCGAACCGACGAGAGAAGAAGAGACACCTTCTATAGAAGATGTGTTTATTGTAAAAGCTCATGAGTTGTCATATGAAAAATTCGGCTCAAAAATTGGTCCAGTTATTGGTGAAGAGTTTGATAAAGTGATTTTTCCAAAAATTGACGAAGTCATTCGCATGACGTTAAATGATTCTATCGAAACACAGATAGAACAACTAGCGATTAGCGAAAAGCCTGCAGGTAATTATTCAGAAAAGATTTTTAATGTGTACGACAAGGACGAAGGGAAAAATTTGATTCTCTTTCATGTTAGAACAGACAAGCGACCGCAAGATGGATACTTTTTTAACTTCCATTATCACTTAGCGGATGATAATTATACAAAACATTATACGATAGGCGATATATATTGGTCGAAAAACACGCCTCCTAAATGGTTATCATAA
- a CDS encoding YozE family protein, with amino-acid sequence MNRSFYQFVLSFRGGGKEDERAVFAEEMFNDLSFPKDEREYDLLSRYVEEMANEQMKPIIFDELYKLYEERVLNR; translated from the coding sequence ATGAATAGATCATTTTATCAATTCGTTTTATCGTTTCGCGGCGGCGGGAAAGAGGACGAAAGAGCAGTCTTTGCGGAGGAAATGTTTAATGATTTAAGTTTCCCAAAAGATGAAAGGGAGTACGACCTTCTTTCACGTTATGTTGAAGAGATGGCAAATGAACAAATGAAGCCTATCATTTTTGACGAATTGTATAAACTTTATGAAGAAAGAGTATTAAACCGATGA
- a CDS encoding DegV family protein has translation MKSIYIVTDSTADLNEQEIEKYGIHVVPLTIQIDNETFIDGVDVRPDEFLNLMANAEELPKSSQPAAGVFKELYDELGKDGSEIISIHMTGGMSGTVKSAETAANMSDASVTVIDSMYISHALSFQVIEAAKMAQEGHSVDEIVNRLQIIRKQTALYVVVDKLDNLVKGGRIGKGRAMIGSLLNIKPIATLQDGVYTPVAQVRSHRQVVKHLFKAFTEQTTGKIIRKVGISHANGLAMAEPLKKMIEETGIKDVALTFTTPIISTHTGEGAIGFMFYTEVE, from the coding sequence TTGAAATCTATTTATATTGTGACGGACTCAACAGCTGATTTGAATGAACAAGAGATTGAAAAGTATGGTATCCATGTCGTGCCATTAACCATTCAAATTGACAATGAAACGTTTATTGATGGTGTTGACGTCAGACCGGATGAGTTTTTAAATTTAATGGCGAATGCCGAGGAACTGCCAAAAAGTTCACAGCCGGCAGCAGGTGTCTTTAAAGAGTTATATGATGAACTTGGAAAAGACGGAAGCGAAATTATTTCAATACATATGACAGGCGGCATGAGTGGTACGGTGAAGTCAGCTGAGACAGCAGCGAATATGTCAGATGCTTCAGTAACCGTTATCGATTCGATGTACATTTCCCATGCTTTATCGTTTCAAGTAATTGAGGCTGCTAAAATGGCACAAGAAGGGCATTCGGTTGATGAGATTGTGAATCGACTCCAAATAATTCGTAAACAAACAGCCCTTTACGTTGTTGTGGATAAGCTCGATAACTTAGTAAAAGGCGGAAGAATTGGGAAAGGTCGAGCAATGATTGGATCATTATTAAATATTAAACCTATTGCCACCTTACAAGATGGTGTATATACGCCAGTGGCACAAGTAAGAAGTCATCGACAAGTAGTCAAACATTTATTTAAAGCGTTTACTGAGCAAACCACTGGGAAAATAATACGTAAAGTCGGAATTTCACATGCCAACGGTCTTGCAATGGCCGAACCGTTAAAGAAAATGATTGAAGAAACAGGTATAAAAGACGTTGCGCTTACGTTCACAACCCCAATTATTAGTACACATACGGGTGAAGGTGCCATTGGTTTTATGTTTTACACAGAGGTCGAATAA
- a CDS encoding hemolysin III family protein: MNTAFDYKTEREELWNAITHGFGFILTIPAFVLLVLKGVEAGTALELVSYTIFGVSMLLLFLMSTLLHSMPVKFKKMFSILDHSAIYILIAGTYTPFLLISIQGALGWSLFGVIWGFAILGIVFKVFFIHRFEFVSLAFYIIMGWLILIAIKPLIHSITIPGFLLLLSGGLFYTIGSIFYAWRRIPYNHAIWHFFVIAGCACMYFSVLLYT, translated from the coding sequence ATGAATACTGCGTTTGATTATAAGACAGAAAGAGAAGAACTATGGAATGCAATCACCCACGGGTTCGGATTTATTTTAACAATACCCGCATTCGTCCTGTTAGTACTGAAAGGGGTCGAGGCAGGAACTGCTCTCGAGCTTGTCAGTTATACAATATTTGGTGTGTCAATGCTTCTGCTCTTTCTTATGAGTACGCTCCTCCATAGTATGCCTGTGAAATTCAAAAAAATGTTTTCAATTCTCGATCATTCCGCAATATATATATTGATTGCCGGAACGTATACACCATTTTTACTAATTTCCATCCAAGGTGCCCTCGGTTGGTCATTATTTGGTGTCATTTGGGGATTTGCCATCCTCGGAATTGTATTCAAAGTGTTTTTTATTCATCGCTTTGAATTTGTTTCACTTGCTTTTTATATCATCATGGGGTGGCTTATTTTAATCGCCATAAAACCACTCATCCATAGTATTACAATTCCAGGATTTCTATTGTTGCTTAGTGGCGGTTTATTTTACACAATTGGTTCAATCTTTTATGCATGGAGAAGAATCCCTTATAACCATGCAATATGGCATTTCTTCGTAATCGCAGGATGCGCTTGTATGTACTTTAGCGTCTTGTTATATACTTAA
- a CDS encoding dihydrofolate reductase — MISLMVAHDPDRVIGLNNDLPWHIPEDLKYFKEKTMGKAMVMGRKTYESIGRPLPGRLSIVVTRNKSYSAEGVVVAHDLDEAIQKAKEYADEVMIIGGAEIFKLMMDIADRLYITEVHEHFKGDTFFPEYTDGWRLTDKSEVMTSINGTTFSYLIYDKEK, encoded by the coding sequence ATGATTTCATTAATGGTTGCACATGACCCTGATCGAGTGATAGGGCTAAATAATGATTTGCCATGGCATATCCCAGAAGACCTGAAGTATTTCAAAGAAAAAACGATGGGAAAAGCGATGGTAATGGGGAGAAAAACGTATGAGTCGATTGGACGTCCTTTACCAGGTAGGCTAAGCATTGTTGTTACGCGAAATAAGTCTTATTCGGCTGAAGGCGTTGTCGTTGCGCATGATTTAGACGAAGCCATTCAAAAAGCGAAAGAATATGCGGATGAAGTGATGATCATTGGCGGTGCTGAAATATTTAAGCTTATGATGGACATTGCGGACAGATTATATATTACAGAGGTACATGAACATTTTAAAGGAGATACATTTTTTCCGGAGTATACCGATGGTTGGAGACTAACAGACAAGTCAGAAGTGATGACTTCAATAAATGGGACAACCTTTTCATATTTAATTTATGATAAAGAAAAATAA
- a CDS encoding class I SAM-dependent methyltransferase, whose protein sequence is MHYKFVERNKRSIVRMQKDYNSAVLVAGHNRFELYRQEMKKPFFFHPNSAAYRMKRLLKGGTDPLIDVSELKEGDSFLDCTLGLASDSIIASFAVGENGRVLGLEGDKDIAFIVEKGLQTFPTSLEEMHDAMRRVVVKQINAISFLENEQDCSWDVVYIDPMFSAPIDESSNFTPLRQVGLLAQLSEKWIEEAYRVCKRRVIVKEHFNSPVFEQFKFQQIVRPNTKFHFGYLSKV, encoded by the coding sequence TTGCACTATAAGTTTGTAGAACGAAATAAGCGCTCGATTGTACGAATGCAAAAAGACTATAATAGTGCAGTTTTAGTAGCGGGACATAATCGATTTGAATTGTATCGACAAGAGATGAAGAAGCCTTTTTTCTTTCATCCCAACTCAGCTGCATACCGCATGAAAAGATTATTAAAAGGCGGTACTGACCCGCTGATTGATGTTTCGGAATTGAAGGAAGGAGACTCGTTCCTCGATTGTACGCTCGGACTTGCTTCGGATAGCATTATTGCTAGTTTTGCAGTAGGAGAAAACGGTCGAGTTTTAGGGCTAGAAGGAGACAAGGACATTGCGTTTATCGTGGAAAAAGGGCTACAAACATTTCCTACTTCATTAGAAGAAATGCACGATGCAATGCGGAGAGTCGTAGTGAAACAAATAAATGCTATCTCATTTTTAGAAAATGAACAGGATTGTAGCTGGGATGTCGTGTATATCGACCCAATGTTTAGCGCGCCGATAGATGAATCTTCTAATTTCACGCCATTACGACAAGTAGGCTTATTAGCTCAACTAAGTGAAAAGTGGATTGAAGAAGCTTACCGTGTTTGCAAACGACGTGTCATTGTAAAAGAACATTTTAATTCTCCGGTTTTTGAACAGTTTAAATTTCAACAGATTGTGAGACCAAACACAAAGTTTCATTTTGGTTATCTGTCGAAGGTATGA